DNA sequence from the Dreissena polymorpha isolate Duluth1 chromosome 3, UMN_Dpol_1.0, whole genome shotgun sequence genome:
GATTATGATAGTTGTTAGTTAACGAGcatgaaaagaaaagaaaacaacaaagttAACTTAATTGTTATTCTCGTCATTGTTTGATCTATTCTGTGCTAATAAAATACGCCACAAGGACAAATGCAATACCTGGAAAACATTCAGAACATTGTCAATCACAGTAACAAACTCGTACATCTGACCTATCATTCTTTGGAGGGTTCGTTCGTCTGATTCAATAGTCTCTGAAATGTTAGGATATTATTTTACGGGGGTGGGTTATTTTACGGGGCGGATTATTTTACGGGGATGGACTATTTTACGCGGGCGGAGTATCTTATTGTTGACTTAAATTGCTAAATTTACCTCGAACAATTTGAACACTAcggttttatttcaaatgtttttttgtaaaacaaataacgtAGAATTATCTATACACCGCTTACCAATTTCTGTCTTCGTCGATcttatattcaatttattttctCTAATCTCGTTTTGCATTTCTATTTTCCTCGAGGAAAGGCCGGACGATTCATTACGTTTCTCCCACGCACTATTTCGAGCTCTCTGTGCACCATCTCGACAGTCCGCCGCATTGCTGAGGTTCACTCCGGCTAGAATTCCTCCAGTCGCAGTAAGTGACAAACTAAGACCAACTGTAAACACAAACTAAGACCAGCTGTAAACACAAACTAAGATCAGCTGTAAACACACACTAAGACCAGCCGTAAACACAAACTAAGACCAGTTGTAAACACAAACTAAGATCAGTTGTAAACACAAACTAAGACCAGCCGTAAACACAAACTAAGACCAGTTGTAAACACAAACTAAGACCAACTGTAAACACACACAAGAGTAAACTTATATTCTACTCATAAAAGTAGAATAACGACACagacaatatttttttcatgatataTCGGTATTCATGGATTAGTTTCTAACTAAAACATAAGCATTCATaaacataactacaacaaaacCGTTATGATATTTATATCTTTTTTGAATGACttgatattaaaaaacattacaaCACTATAATGCCATATACAACATGAAACATAAAAAATCGCAAGATTTTACATGTAACTGGTGCAAGAATAACACCCGCTACAGCCATGACAATTCCACCAATCCCCCAGCCAGTCTTTTCTTCTGCTTCTCGATCAATTTCTCGTGCTCTGCTTTCAAGCTTTCCAGCATTATCATCTAACTCGTTTATTTCGCCATCCAGTCTCTAAAAAAACACATGTCAGTATACTATTGACAATCATCTTAATATACCGGTGCACCATTTTCTTACTGACATACAACGCTACCTCTCCATACTATATGCTCTAAAAGGCTATacacaaataacaaaacacaacTCTCATTTTACTTCAAATAAGTCTTTTGTACGGTAATGAATATGTATTACATCGTTTAGCTACATGACATTTCTGCGTTGATAATGTTGACATAGTATTTAAGTCTTTTGTACGGTAATACAGATTTAATACATCGTTTAGCTACATAGCATTTCTAcggttataatttttatatattaattaaactgGAAAAGATGCTAAGCTTAATTTGTGCCAATAATCATTACTAAATAAAAACCAAAGGCGAAATGCATGGTGACTAAAATAGGAGAAGGTATCGATAAAAACTAGACTTACCAAGATGTTCGATTCGAATTCACGTATTTCCCTCTCCATCCTCGAAACAGTGTACTCAAACTGTTGAAGATTGTTTTGCTTTTCTCTCACTCTCGCCCTGCATTTCTCGATATCTGAATGAACTTCACTTTGTGTAGACATTACATCATCCCGTATAGCTTTAAGTGCCGCGGTCATGTCAGATACTGACTTGGTCAGTTTTGGAACATTGACCTCTCCGGCATCATTTGCTTGAAAAAGCAATTCTTTTTGTATGAATACCTCTCGGTATTCGTAACGCATCATGCGGTCGAATGACTGAACGCATTTAGACCCTCTAATTACTAATttattgacatcatttttaatatccGCATCTCCAGATAACTCTCGTGACATCGACTGAAGATTCCCAGGTATTTGATTCAGTTgctgaattaattaaatgtaagaATAACAGTAATGggaatacaaatatatacatggtgtcataattgttttgttgttttattaattaatgaaCGAATGTCAACGATGCAATGTACACATTTAGTTGTTAACAATTACTTCCACTAAGTTTTAAGAATTTAAAATGCACtatgtacaattattttaagagatatataaaatatttaatggttTGGTCAAAATCATTCAAATGGTAAAAATTACAAAAGTTTTATATTTCGAATCTTCTGAAAAACTCCTTAAAAACGTCGAATATGTTCGATGGTACCTTAAGTGTGCATAATATCAAACGTGTGATGaatgtttctttttgtttcaatCCTTGTATTTACCATCGAGAATAGAAACTTAACCTATCTCAAGAAACCAAAGGTCCACATTCCAGCAACACTTACCAGTGCCATTTCTTCTGCAAAAGAAAAAATAACAGACGTACAACAAATTACATCTTACAGAAATAAAATTTCTAGCCCTTGTCCACAAATACAGCCTGAAAATATAACATTGCAGGAATCGTTTCTTAATGTCGATGTTCAAAAACGCATTGAAATTTATCCAATAATAACGCTTTAGTAATAAATAATCGTTTTGttaaaatctaaaatatattCCTACACGCTTGCCCCATGTGAACAGTGAATTGCTTTTGAACATCAGCATTATAACTTGAATAGCTGTAAGACGGCAAAGTTGcccttgaaaaaaacacataatttatCATGTTATTCTAGAGCATCATAGAGACAAGAAACATCGatgatacatgtatttagaaTATACCCTGTTATCGTGTTAATCATTATTGCAATTATCAAACGATGAATTTGCTTCCGAATTATTTCAAACTTAATCTATAGAGATTGGATGAAAATGAAACCACGCAAGCATAACGCGCGCAAGTTGAgtttattcaaaatgataattCCTAACCTGTAGTGCTGGCTCGCTGCTGTTATGGTTTCTAAAAGACAATGTCTACAATAAAAAGGTCATAAAGTCAAAAGTGTAGTGATGGCGACCTTCAAAGCCTAGATTTCAGAATGGTATGTCATAAATACACTAAACTAGACTGTGTAGTGCCCTTGATGCAGGTTTTCTCAatagtttattatatttttaatgtggTATTATACATTTTCAATTAATGATTTAATGCAACCACAACATTTTGATATACTCAGCGAAATAAAGACGGTTTATATTCCTGTtaacaagtgtctggtcattataCACAAGTGCGCACATtccaataatatacatgtaatatatatcatGAGCAAATGTACAATATCGTACATGTTGTGGAGTATTAACATTAGACATGACTTGGATGGCAGTGTCTTCTTGGATAAGGACTTTGTACAACCGTCGAAGTATGCTTATACTTGACATGTTCACATTATCAATATATTCACACATACaacagatctataaataaacatgtttatatattaatCTTTGCACATATCAGATTTTTCGAAGTACAAATAGGCCTATGTACCACttaacattatattaaaacatattcgTTGTTTCCACGAAggttataaaaaaagaaataatgcatAAAACGTGACAATAGAGATGAACTTCGTTCAGACTGTTCAACCACTGTCAGAATGTTCAATCTaataatcaaacaataaaataatacgaAAGAGAACATGTGTGTGTGACTCGGCAGTGGGCGAGACGGAAACACAATACCCCTGTTATCAACATTGATAAACAGctacattgtgtacacaccggtcttactgacaatttttcaatgatctcaattatttaaagaaaaatttctATAAGCCAttaaggcacttataaaaacaattataattatatctatttaattggttacatttgttagaggcttccctaaaaacaaccatcaaaaaacttcaaagctttgtgcTTTTACTCATGTATCCATATTTTCCCACATGCATAATATTTCTGTTAATTTGCGCAGAACTGCCTTCAATACTTGCTGTCATCTGACCACTTTGACAGTTATAGTCAAGCCAACACGCACTTATTCCTTGTTTGCTCAATGCATTGATTTGGTCCATCATGATACTGTTTAAGGGtgtcaaaattaaacaaactgaacaagtcaactTGAAGTTGAACTTCTCtttcaatgcaaatggagccacttgaaatatcaaacttTTCCAACACCCAGTCGACAATATAGCCACGGCAtcgtgtctattcaaaacatgcatcagacacccCTTCTGAAACTCTTTAAgtggttttgaaaacgctatttaattgcaaactttcgtcaataaagtaTCCATGTTGTTataaccgaaagtgaaagtacagtttaaaaaaatgaataaagagcaacattgttgaaaactaacgaaaattttaattgatactaacattagaccataagactgaacaaaataacacttaaattttaaatcataacaataatgtttactattaaaacaaattcttcattcatccgcggacttctttgtgtcgtagtcataaatgcctgcaaatggaggtgtgtgatgtgtcttagtatagaggtgacaataacgtagtgacgtcaccatctatgtatagaatgaaacAGCTATGAGTTTTATATTGATTGTATCATTTTAACAATACAGTGGATTACCTAGACATTCACATTCACAAACAACGGTAGCAAGCAACGTTTAATGTATTGAGCTGTGCAAATTTAAATATCACGAATAAACATTATGAAGCGCCTTactttgaaattgtatttcataCCAACAAGAGGAAAGTAATCGTGTTTGTTTTTAGAAAATTACATTATgctttttgtttatgtttattcgtatattaataaattaatatccATAGATTGCACTACACAAAAGCACATTCAGATGTAAAATTTACCTTATTTCTGTAATATTATTCCAAAGCTCGTACGGCTGAGCATTATACTATAGCATCAGATAAACATTGAAACTGAAACTGTGTGCTTTTGAAATACTGGGAAATCCGGAAAAAAAACAGATTTTCGACGCAGTTTCATGACTAAGAGAGAGGTtattttcacttttctttttCACTTTCGTTTTCATATTGTTCAACGTAATATAAAACAGCAAGGTATACAACTCCTTCATGGTTTCGGTTGAATATCTTC
Encoded proteins:
- the LOC127873078 gene encoding uncharacterized protein LOC127873078, which codes for MALQLNQIPGNLQSMSRELSGDADIKNDVNKLVIRGSKCVQSFDRMMRYEYREVFIQKELLFQANDAGEVNVPKLTKSVSDMTAALKAIRDDVMSTQSEVHSDIEKCRARVREKQNNLQQFEYTVSRMEREIREFESNILRLDGEINELDDNAGKLESRAREIDREAEEKTGWGIGGIVMAVAGVILAPVTFGLSLSLTATGGILAGVNLSNAADCRDGAQRARNSAWEKRNESSGLSSRKIEMQNEIRENKLNIRSTKTEIETIESDERTLQRMIGQMYEFVTVIDNVLNVFQEAETTLKDVHVNSASFSVMKNAFMRNPTKAADMSQRHLAHLKAKWEEMETILSRHGINPRIAY